In the genome of Deltaproteobacteria bacterium, the window GATACCCGCCGGACGGCTTACAGGGTGCGTGCGAACTTGCCCAGAAATTCGAGGGTGCGCCGGCGGCTGGACTCGGGGTCGTTGCCGGCGGGCAGGACGCTGACCATGATCTCCGCGGCGCCGAAGGAAAACAGCTCCAGCAGCCGCCGTTCGGCTTCGGCTTCGTCGCCGGAGACCACCAGGGACCGCAGCATCGGCGTGCTCCACGCCCGTTGCTCCGCTTCGGCGAAGCCGGCGATGCGGTACATTTCCACGTAAGGGTCCCGTCGCATGTACGAATCGAAGCGCTCCCTGGCGACGGCTTCGACTTCGTTCCAGTCGTCGTGCAGGCTGACGGCCACGTGGGCGATGAGCGGAGGCGTAGGCTGACCGGCCTTCTCCGCGCCCGCGGCCATGAGCGGAACGGCATGGTCGCGCAGGTAGGCGCCGGGACACAGCCAGCTTATGGCGCCGTCGGTACTGGCGCCGGCCAGTTCGAACGACTTCGGCCGCACCGCGGAGATCAGCACCGGCACGTCCACCGGAACGTTATCCGCGGTCTGCGCACGGTAGAAGCGTCCGTTGAAGTTCACTCCTCCCTCGCGCAGCACCGCCCGGACGATCTGAACGTACTCGGTCAGGTGGCCCAAGGGCCGCTCGAACGCGAAACCGTAGGTCCGTTCGATGGGCGCCTTGTTGCCCGGGCCCAGGCCCAGACGAAATCGCCCCGGGGCGAGTTGCGCCATGGCCTCGCCATACTCGACGAAAGACAGCGGGTGGCGCGGCCAGGTCAGCACGATGGCGGTGCCAAGCTGGATGGTCTCGGTGCACATGGCCGCGGCCGCGAGGATGCTCGGGGTGTCACGGCGGATGTTGTTGTCCGCGGTCCGGGGTCCTCCGGTGGTGAGCCACACCGCCTGGATCCCCAGGGATTCGGCCTCGCGGATGTCGCCCAGAACCCCCTGGACATCGGCTCCCGGAATCTCAACGCCGACTCTTCGTGGTTGCCTCCGTTGCGCCATCAGAACCCTACCCTCACGCGGGCCGTGACTCCATGCTCGGTCGCCGTGGGACGCTCCCGGACTTCGGCCTCCAGACTCAAGACCGCCGACGGTCTGGGCGCCATGCGTACGCCCAACCTATAACCCCGTCCGCGTTCGCGGTGCATGCTCAACGCCCCGTAGGGTGTCAACACACCCCCGCCGCGAAGCGCCGCGAAGCCGTAAGCAATCCGCGCTTCGAAAGAGGCCGCCGTCATGGCGCTCGGGAGCCGCCCCATGGCGTCGCGCTCCCACAATGCCTGCACGCCGCTTGCGCCGTCGCCCAGACTTGAGGCCACACTGAACGAGGGTCCGAGCCCGCCCGACCCCGGGGCGAAGCGCACCAGAGCACCGAAGCCGGCCTCGCGTTCGAGCGCGCCTCCATGCGTCGCGAGCCACCGGCCCTGGGCTTCCGCGCTCCACCCGGTCACGGGGTGCGCGTAACGCAGGCCGCCGCCGAGTTCGACGCCGACACCGTTCTCCCCGTCCCCGCCGTCGTGGCGCACGCCCAGCTCGCCCCACGGCGTGAGCGTCCCGCCCGCCCGGACAGCGTATTCACGGCTGCCTTCCAGGCTCAGCCGCAGGCGACCCAGGTCGATTCCGGACCCGAACAGCGAAGTGACGCGCTCGCCGTCAAGCTGTGCCAGCGCCGCCTCGCCCTTCAGCTTCAGGAACAGCGCATCCCGTGCCAGAACGCGGGCGCTGAGGCCCAGCGCTCCGGAGTTCAGCCGGGCGTCGCCCTCGCGTAGCGTCCCGATGATGTCATCCGTGACTCCGAGCTTGCCCCAGGACAGGCCCACGGTGCCCCACACGTGAACGCCGGGCGCGATGGACCAGCCGATGTAGGGGTGCAGGCCGATGAGCGCCAGGTCATACTCGCCGCCTTCATCGCCATCCCCAGCCTCGTAGTCGAAAGAGGCCCGGGACCGCGATATGGAGAATCCCGCCACACCCTTCGGACCGAAAGAGGCGCTTGATGGAGTCCCGGCCCATCCCGGGAACCCATTGGCATGAAGTTTCACTTCCGCTCCGAACTGCCCGCTGAAAACGTCCCCGTCCCAGGTGACGGCCCGGTCCCTGACACCGGCAAGACTGCGGTAATCGGTACAGCCCCACATCGAGATGCCCCCCTTCGAGGACACCAGGAACGACGCTCCTCCCAGGGTTCGCTCCACACTCAGAGGCATGGGGCCTGGGGCACCCCACTCCGGAGCGGCGGCCGCGGGACGTACCGGCAGACGGACGAAGGGCCGGGTCGCGTCCTTGGCGAGATTCGAGAATGCTTCATCGATGCGGCACCTGACGGCGTTGAACGCCAGCGCTCGTCCCAACTCGGGTAGGACGACCCGGCTCACCGGATCAAGAGACGGCCGCTCGTCGACGATGGTCCCTTCTCCGACGCCGTCGGCGATGGTCGCGCCGACCGCCGTGCTCAGCTCGACCCGAAAACGTTCGTCACCTTCGACCAGCTCATCCGCGAGGGTTTCCACGCTCAGCCCTTGGGTCGTGGCGCCCGCGGCGAAGCGGAGCGTACCCGCAACCGCGGTATAGTCAGACCCCGCCGCGGCCGTGCCGTCCACCGTCTGGTAGGCGACGGTCACGGGCGTGGCGC includes:
- a CDS encoding LLM class flavin-dependent oxidoreductase, with the translated sequence MAQRRQPRRVGVEIPGADVQGVLGDIREAESLGIQAVWLTTGGPRTADNNIRRDTPSILAAAAMCTETIQLGTAIVLTWPRHPLSFVEYGEAMAQLAPGRFRLGLGPGNKAPIERTYGFAFERPLGHLTEYVQIVRAVLREGGVNFNGRFYRAQTADNVPVDVPVLISAVRPKSFELAGASTDGAISWLCPGAYLRDHAVPLMAAGAEKAGQPTPPLIAHVAVSLHDDWNEVEAVARERFDSYMRRDPYVEMYRIAGFAEAEQRAWSTPMLRSLVVSGDEAEAERRLLELFSFGAAEIMVSVLPAGNDPESSRRRTLEFLGKFARTL